TGACCTTCTCACAAAGGGTGAAAAATATGCTTTTTCATCTCCTTGTACAGTTTGAATTTAAGTTCCCAATTCGAGCACAATACCAGGCGGTCTGTGATAAGTATTTTGAACCTAAAGTAGACTTTCATGAGCTTGTGCTAGCAGCTGATATTTGGCTGATGCGGGTTGATTTTGTGTTTGAGTTTCCACGTCCCTCTATGCCTAATGTTGTTTACATGGGTGGGTTCCAGTGTAAGCCAGCAAAGCCGCTTCCTCACGACCTGGAGGATTTTGTACAGAGCTCTGGAGAACACGGAGTTATCATCATGTCTTTAGGAACATTTGTAACTGATATTCCAAGTGACTTGGCAGAGGAAATAGCAGCAGCTTTTGCGGAGTTGCCTCAGAAAGTCATCTGGAGGCATATTGGAGAAAGACCATCCACCCTGGGTAACAACACCCTCCTAGTGGAGTGGATGCCCCAAAAAGACCTACTAGGTCACCCTAAAATCAGAGCCTTTGTAGCCCACGGAGGAACAAATGGAGTTCAAGAGGCCTTGTATCATGGTGTTCCAGTTGTGGGCATACCTCTGTTTTTTGACCAGTATGACAATCTGTTgcgactgaaagagagaggaggagctaAGATGCTCAGCATTGCCACCACAAATAAAGACACGTTCCTCCAGGCTTTGCAGGAGGTGCTCCATGAGCCATCCTACAGGGAGAACATGCAGAGGCTCTCCAGGCTGCACAGAGACCAGCCAATGCAGCCCCTGGACCGAGCCCTCTTCTGGATTGAGTTTGTTATCAGGAACAAAGGTGCTGCTCACCTGCGCACAGAGTCCTACAAGATGCCCTGGTACTCCTACCACTCAGTGGATGTTGTGGTGTTTTTAGTTGCTGTATTGCTCAGCTTTATGTACATTTTGCTTTACAGCATTAGTTTCTTTTGCGGAAGGGTTTGTTTGAGAAGGAAAATTAAACATGAGTGACATCATGCTATTGAAAATGTTGATaatcttttatttgttttattttttatttgagaACAAAGTGCCCTAATATGAAAATGCAACAAGCATTGGGAACTAGCTTTGTACATGAGCAACCATAAGTGGAGATACATTCTTTATCCGTATAATCAATCACATTATCTGATAATGTTTGGATACGGTACAAATTTATCAGTATTAATAATTCATATTTCTACAAGAGTAAACATAAAATGTGCCACAAACAGAGCAGTTTACACCAGATGAGACAGAGATTCTTGTGCGGGAGGTCTGCCTGACATTAAATTATTTCAAAAATTAATGGGAAAGGTCTTGCTTTGAAGGGTCATTAATGCATTGAACTGTTATTTCTGTGCACAAGCACACCACAGAGATTATCAGTGTGTTTTTACATGGTTATTGTTATATACAGGGCCAAGGATGACCTGTAGGATCAACTGTAAATAGTCAGCACATGTTTACTTCAACAGCAGCTTTGTGTGTTATGAAAGTTAGTTGAAGCCCCTTAaagtttccaaaatcattttgatggcacatttAAAGGGGAAcgtggcaactatttcaacgtaataaacccgtttagaaatcatttggatggttaaatgacctgttccggtgaaaattgtgacttttcccgctgcccctagcgtccccagacggaaaaccaaccttgcaacattgagactaccgtcccggaaagagaagtgagaaataagaaacttgttttaaatcgtgtttcttaccttgcaacatccacattgtctaccgaacttatgctaaccgttttgctaacttgtaaacaaatccatgtgctttatcgttaccttttccccaggtttgaaatagcataatgcacaatttctccagcagagggggaaatcctgccaagtttccctttaatagGGCGAACTTATTGCTTATAAAAAATGCCATAGGAAGTTGCTGTTATAGTATCCCAACTCCAAAATTGAAATCCAAAACAGCTGCTATGCTACAGAAATTCAGTAATCTCTCTTTACAGACTGCTGCCGGTTCAGTCCCTCTATATTGTACTGGAGATCGCATATTTaggttgtttattattgcgcttCTCAACTGTCGGGGACCCCGAGAGCAAATCTTTAGAGCTGCTTTAAGTCCAGTTTTCCTGTATCCTGCCACTAACCACATATTAGAAGTTGTGATATAATGCACACATAGTGGTGTTTGCTGTACTGCAAATGTGTAAAAGTCCCCACATAAAGGACATAAAACATTATATAATTGTTTCATTGTGATCATGCTCAGAACAGCTCACTGTGACTAAGCATTTACCTGTGCATCCAAAGTTCCCCACACTTCCTGAAAGATAAACCAGCTCTGCTCTCTAGTGATATTGCAAAGGACCTACACAGACAGAAGTCTGTATGTCAATAGTTGCTTCATTCATCAAAAAAGAGAAATCTAATACATTTACCACTATAAAAAAACTGCCTTGGGGCACAGCAATATTGTCCTCCAAAAATACCAATATAACACAACTACTGAGATCTGTATAATTTGCTGTATTCTAAATGTAACTTGAGAATGAGTCATGTGGGCATATTGAACTTGAGTGGACCTGAACAAACTTCACTTAACTTGATGTGTAACTCCTGGTCATGACATTCAGGGCAAAATGTAATATTCTTTCTGCCCTCTCCTCACCCAGTCATGCAGTTCAACTTTTTCAACCACGACATAACAGTCATCTTAATGGTCAAAAATAAATTACTGTAGCCCATTCTAAATGTTTTCTACCGAAAAGTTCTGACATGAGACTGGGTCAAATGTACCCTTTTTACCAGATTTAAAATATGTAATACACAATATGAGGATTACCTTTAGCATACAAAACAACAGAGATTGAACTTGAGTGAACCTGAATAAACTTCGCTGAACTTGCGGATTCAGATGGTTGATGCGGTCTTCAAATGTACAAAGTACAAAATGTAATACTCTCTGCCCTCTCACCCAATCGTAAAGTTCAACTTTTTCAACCACAGTACAACCATCATCTCCATGTTCAAAACATGGAAATCGCAGGCTCTTGTTAGGGTTTTATAACACAAGCGATCTGTTACAGTTATTCAGGGGACAACATACCATGGCTATCTTACTCTGCACTTTGAACTCTACAGGCTGAGGAGCAGTATACAATCACACCTAAAGTTAAAGTTAAGTGACACATGCCTCTCAGGAAGCTGGCATGCATGGAATCACATCTATTTGTATTTCTTTACAACAGAAGAACATTTCAGCCTATTTGGTCACTTAACCTGGGTGAGTTGTATGTCAATATATTTCTTGATCTATTATTTGGTTCAACACTAACCTTTTGGGCCTTGGAATGAATTAATATATGACTGTCTGAATTTTCTGAAAAGTTTTTGGGATACAATGGAAGCCATGGGGTGCAAATGCAAAGTACACAACAACAGCATGAATATACCCTGAGAGCATAGTCCAGGGTTTGCACTGTTCAGGCTCTAAGCTCTGCAATGAATTtatcaaaacaattagtgccaACTGCACCACATATGTTATAAGCTGCAAAAGCATGTCTTGCTCAGAATGCTTAGTTTGTGcctcaaaagcaaatatttatcCCAATGAAACAGTCAGTacaatcaaaatgacaagtcaTGATGCCATTGTGTATGTCAAGATAGTCAAGCTGTTTTGTAATGTCAATGTGATactattttctatttcaaaactacaaagttacacatttttgtgtgtggatgggcttaattgcaagacagtggatatgtttcaaagttttttttttctgttgacagACATTGTGACAGTATAAAGTAAACAAATGCAAAGGAAAAATGACCAATATACAGTAAAATATTccttggtcagagctgtgcacATTTTTCTATACATCCTGACGTTCCTGTCAGGTCACATATGCTAGACTAGttcaacacatttgcatgtaatgACACAAGCAATGAAAAAAGGCCAATTTGTTTAGGACTATTCAGCTGGGAACCAGTATAGTGgattttgaccaacatgacattagccatTGAAAATTAAAAACACAGCAGATATTTGTACAAAATCAGTTGCATCATGGGTGTACTAAAGCATTGCTATTTGTTCAAAATGGGGAGAATGGCTTCAATGATGTGCACAACTGATAAGATGATATGGAGTTTGAACAAAAAGTTTTGAGAATTACCAtgctgatctgagaaatgtgccAAAGCAACTGGAAACTGTATTATCATAGACTTGCTTTTCTTTCATGCAGTTTGCAAGCATGATATTCGATTTAGCAGGATGTGCTGCTAACACAGGATGTTTAACTCATATCACTCTTAATTTTttaaatgacctctgtgtatgaaatgcttTATATAAACAAAGTTGACTTGATTTGATTTTTACTAGGCTTTTAGTGTTCATTTAGTCTTACCAGTgtccaaaaatgcatacaactaCAAGAAACACCTCACATTCTTAAAGTGTCAATAAGAATTATGTCAATAACTCagttttgacaaaaatgtcagatgtCAGAACCTGTCAAAATGTCAGAACCTTATACTGTAATTCTAAGGGGACGGAATGTACAACTCCTGTTGTTTTCCGATGTATGTATAAATGCATGTAAAtgaagtgacttgacttgatttaCACATACTAACCTAAATATACATTTTTTCATCTTATTTTTCCTCATAGAAATATGTTTGCACATTTCCACCACGgtctcctttcatctctcttACTCACTATGACAATCCTCTACCTGTCGGGTCCCGGGTGCCATGGCGGGAAGATACTGGTGGTTCCGCTGGAAGGAAGCCACTGGGTGAACATGGACATTCTGATAAGGGCTCTACACGACCGTGGACATTCCATCACTGTGGTACGGACAACCAAGAGCTGGTACATCAAAGAGGATTCAACCTACTACGACTCAATCACGGTATCTGTCACTGAAGGCTTTGATGAGGAATTTATAAAGCCAATCCTGCAAAAACTGTTTGACATAGAGAGGGGTAAAAGCTCAGCTTTGAATTTCTTTAGTCTGCAGCTGGAGGCAATGTATTTCATCCCAAAATCTGTTGATCATGTGTGTTTAATGGCGACCACCATGTTCGAAGACAAAGCCCTGATGCAGAGCCTGAATGAGAGCCAGTTTGATCTGGTGCTCACAGACCCTGCCTGGGGAAGTGGTATAATGCTGGCTCACTACCTTCAGCTACCCTTAGTCTACAATGTCAGATGGATCACCACAGGGGAAGGACATCTTACGTTAGCACCTTCACCGTTATCCTACATACCACTGACAGGATCAGGGCTCTCAGACAAGATGACTTTCTCAGAGAGGGTTAAGAACATGCTATTCTATTTGCTGTTAATGGCACAGAACAACATGATTCTTAAACCACGGTACCAAGCTGTGTGTGATAAGTATTTGACACCAAAGGTGGATTTCTTTGAGCTGCAGCAGTCAGCTGATATTTGGCTGATGCGGGTCGATTTTGTGTTTGAGTTCCCACGCCCCACTATGCCTAATGTTGTTTACATGGGTGGGTTCCAGTGTAAGCCAGCAAAGCCCCTTCCTGAAGACCTGGAGGACTTTGTCCAGAGCTCTGGAGAACATGGAGTCATCATCATGTCTTTAGGGACATTTGTAAGTGAAGTTCCAAGTGACATTACTGAAGATATA
The Alosa sapidissima isolate fAloSap1 chromosome 14, fAloSap1.pri, whole genome shotgun sequence DNA segment above includes these coding regions:
- the LOC121681726 gene encoding UDP-glucuronosyltransferase 2C1-like — its product is MTDLMVRGSLSHPLLLPLLFLFASGCHGGKILVAPVEGSHWVNMDIVIRALHDRGHSITVVRTTKSWYIKEDSTYYDSVTVPVEKGFDEEFVKPIVLQLMEVERGRSSMINFIPLQLLMFSVMYDAHDLTCKMISSMFEDRALMQRLNESQFDLVLTDPSFGEGILLAHYLKLPLVYNVRWVTGTDGHCALAPSPVSYIPITGSGLSDKMTFSQRVKNMLFHLLVQFEFKFPIRAQYQAVCDKYFEPKVDFHELVLAADIWLMRVDFVFEFPRPSMPNVVYMGGFQCKPAKPLPHDLEDFVQSSGEHGVIIMSLGTFVTDIPSDLAEEIAAAFAELPQKVIWRHIGERPSTLGNNTLLVEWMPQKDLLGHPKIRAFVAHGGTNGVQEALYHGVPVVGIPLFFDQYDNLLRLKERGGAKMLSIATTNKDTFLQALQEVLHEPSYRENMQRLSRLHRDQPMQPLDRALFWIEFVIRNKGAAHLRTESYKMPWYSYHSVDVVVFLVAVLLSFMYILLYSISFFCGRVCLRRKIKHE
- the LOC121681730 gene encoding UDP-glucuronosyltransferase 1-2-like; the encoded protein is MFAHFHHGLLSSLLLTMTILYLSGPGCHGGKILVVPLEGSHWVNMDILIRALHDRGHSITVVRTTKSWYIKEDSTYYDSITVSVTEGFDEEFIKPILQKLFDIERGKSSALNFFSLQLEAMYFIPKSVDHVCLMATTMFEDKALMQSLNESQFDLVLTDPAWGSGIMLAHYLQLPLVYNVRWITTGEGHLTLAPSPLSYIPLTGSGLSDKMTFSERVKNMLFYLLLMAQNNMILKPRYQAVCDKYLTPKVDFFELQQSADIWLMRVDFVFEFPRPTMPNVVYMGGFQCKPAKPLPEDLEDFVQSSGEHGVIIMSLGTFVSEVPSDITEDIAAAFAELPQKVIWRYTGERPSTLGNNTLLVEWMPQKDLLGHPKIRAFVAHGGTNGVQEALYHGVPVVGIPLFFDQYDNLLRLKERGGAKMLSIATTNKDTFLQALQEVLHEPSYRENMQRLSRLHRDQPMQPLDRALFWIEFVIRNKGAAHLRTESYKMPWYSYHSVDVVVFLLAAVISVVVISFVVIRYTCFKLLGMKKIKHE